In Pseudobacter ginsenosidimutans, the following are encoded in one genomic region:
- a CDS encoding NfeD family protein: MELLDNLTPLLKMFWFIAIPVSVIFLIQTVMTFVGADATDGLDADFDSNLHGGDTPFQLFSFRNLINFLLGFSWGGISFYGTISNPTLLVIVALIIGISFLFLFFLIIRQIVKLGEDNSFRINDTINKTAEVYLAIPGGMEGRGKILISVGGSMRELEAMTTQERIPTGATVKIVKVENGHILIVEKI; encoded by the coding sequence ATGGAATTACTCGACAACCTTACACCGTTGCTGAAAATGTTTTGGTTCATCGCCATTCCCGTCAGCGTTATCTTTCTCATTCAAACTGTGATGACCTTTGTTGGTGCAGATGCAACCGATGGACTGGATGCAGATTTCGACAGTAACCTGCACGGAGGTGATACCCCGTTCCAGCTTTTTTCATTCCGCAACCTCATCAATTTCCTGCTTGGTTTCAGTTGGGGAGGTATCTCATTTTACGGAACTATTTCCAATCCAACGCTGCTTGTGATTGTAGCGCTGATTATCGGCATAAGTTTCCTTTTTCTCTTTTTTCTTATTATCCGACAGATTGTAAAACTGGGTGAAGACAATTCTTTCCGCATCAACGATACGATCAATAAAACTGCAGAAGTATATCTCGCCATTCCCGGCGGCATGGAAGGAAGGGGGAAGATCCTGATCAGTGTTGGTGGTTCCATGCGCGAGCTTGAAGCCATGACAACACAGGAACGAATTCCTACCGGAGCCACTGTGAAAATTGTAAAAGTGGAAAATGGACATATCCTTATCGTAGAAAAAATTTAA
- a CDS encoding flotillin family protein, producing the protein MLSPIMTIVVGAVVLFVTILALVSRYKRCPSDKILVIYGRTGGTSAKCIHGGGAFIWPVIQDYAFLDLKPLSIEANLTNALSRQNIRVDVPCRFTIAISTEADNMNTAAERLLGLSAEQIQELAKDILFGQLRLVIATMTIEEINSDRDKFLENISKNVDSELKKIGLKLINVNVTDIKDESGYIAALGKEAAAKAINEAKISVAEQEKIGETGKALADREKDTQIAETHRDRDVKIAITQKDKEISIATAVKDETIGKAEAARDTRVKTAEANAIAIQGENEAKIAIANSEAARREKEAEALRVAISAEKVQQARALEASYVAEQKAENARSERERATQVANIVIPAEIAKQRAIIEAQAAAETIRENAKGEADAIFAKMQAEANGLYEILTKQAEGYKQVVAAAGGDANKAFQLLLIEKLPELVATQVEAVKNIKIDKITVWDSANGNGTNGTSTSNFVSNMMKTVPPLNDLFNMAGLNLPDYLKGNDPQSNGDNKIDLPIIKE; encoded by the coding sequence ATGTTATCTCCTATTATGACTATTGTGGTCGGGGCAGTAGTGCTGTTCGTGACCATTCTCGCACTGGTATCCAGGTACAAGCGATGTCCGAGTGATAAGATCTTGGTGATCTATGGCCGCACCGGCGGCACATCAGCCAAATGTATACACGGCGGTGGCGCCTTCATCTGGCCGGTGATCCAGGACTATGCTTTTCTTGACCTGAAACCATTGAGCATCGAAGCCAATCTGACCAATGCACTGAGCCGGCAGAATATCCGTGTGGATGTGCCCTGTAGGTTCACCATCGCCATTTCCACGGAAGCGGACAATATGAACACTGCGGCTGAAAGGCTGCTGGGCCTCAGCGCAGAGCAGATCCAGGAACTCGCAAAGGATATCCTCTTCGGGCAACTCCGCCTGGTGATCGCTACGATGACCATCGAGGAGATCAACTCTGATCGCGACAAATTCCTGGAAAATATCTCCAAGAACGTGGACAGTGAGTTGAAGAAGATCGGCCTGAAACTGATCAACGTGAACGTAACCGATATCAAGGATGAAAGCGGTTATATCGCAGCGTTAGGTAAGGAAGCTGCTGCCAAAGCCATCAACGAGGCCAAGATCAGCGTGGCTGAGCAGGAGAAGATCGGTGAAACCGGAAAGGCGCTCGCGGACCGGGAAAAAGATACACAGATCGCTGAAACCCACAGGGACCGTGATGTAAAGATCGCCATCACGCAGAAAGACAAAGAGATCAGCATTGCCACTGCCGTAAAGGATGAAACCATCGGTAAAGCCGAAGCTGCAAGGGATACGCGTGTGAAAACCGCCGAAGCCAATGCTATCGCTATCCAGGGTGAGAACGAAGCAAAGATCGCCATTGCGAACTCCGAAGCGGCCAGAAGGGAGAAAGAAGCGGAAGCATTGCGTGTAGCCATTTCAGCTGAAAAAGTACAACAGGCAAGAGCACTCGAAGCATCTTATGTAGCTGAACAGAAAGCGGAAAATGCACGTTCAGAAAGAGAACGCGCCACTCAGGTTGCCAATATCGTGATACCAGCCGAGATCGCCAAACAGCGCGCCATCATTGAAGCGCAGGCCGCCGCAGAAACTATCCGCGAAAATGCGAAAGGTGAAGCGGATGCCATCTTCGCTAAAATGCAGGCTGAAGCGAATGGTTTGTATGAGATCCTCACCAAACAGGCGGAAGGTTACAAGCAGGTTGTTGCTGCGGCTGGCGGCGATGCCAACAAGGCCTTCCAGTTGCTGCTCATCGAGAAGCTGCCTGAGCTGGTAGCCACACAGGTGGAAGCCGTGAAGAATATCAAGATCGACAAGATCACTGTATGGGATTCTGCAAATGGAAACGGAACAAATGGAACGTCTACCTCCAATTTCGTTTCCAATATGATGAAGACAGTTCCACCACTGAACGATCTGTTCAACATGGCCGGACTGAACCTTCCGGACTATCTGAAAGGGAATGATCCACAGTCGAACGGCGACAATAAGATCGACCTTCCGATAATAAAAGAATAA
- a CDS encoding secondary thiamine-phosphate synthase enzyme YjbQ encodes MKLFQQTISLPPKRRGFHLITAEISRAIPELSELKAGMCQVFIQHTSASLTINENADPTVRADFETFFNKAVPENDPDFLHNDEGSDDMPAHLKAALLGNQVLIPVRHGRLALGIWQGIYLCEHRNHGGSRTVVITAWGQ; translated from the coding sequence ATGAAACTGTTCCAGCAAACCATTTCACTGCCGCCGAAAAGAAGAGGTTTTCATCTCATCACGGCAGAGATCAGCAGGGCTATTCCGGAATTGTCAGAACTGAAGGCAGGCATGTGCCAGGTGTTCATTCAGCACACATCCGCTTCGCTCACCATCAACGAAAATGCAGATCCTACGGTGCGGGCAGATTTTGAAACCTTTTTCAACAAAGCTGTCCCGGAAAACGATCCGGATTTCCTTCACAACGATGAAGGCTCCGATGATATGCCTGCACACCTGAAAGCGGCGCTGCTGGGCAATCAGGTATTGATACCCGTACGTCATGGAAGACTGGCGCTCGGCATCTGGCAGGGAATCTATCTTTGCGAACACCGCAATCACGGCGGCAGCAGAACAGTAGTGATCACCGCCTGGGGACAGTAG
- a CDS encoding LytR/AlgR family response regulator transcription factor translates to MARYNCVIADDEPIAREIIEGYCRHLPALQVVASCSNALEAKAALQEHSVDILFLDINMPVLDGIAFLKTVKEPPQVIFTTAYKEYAVNAFDLAACDYLLKPFSLERFIMAVDKAIENMQKGIL, encoded by the coding sequence ATGGCCAGGTACAATTGTGTGATCGCAGATGATGAGCCTATTGCCCGCGAGATCATCGAAGGTTATTGCAGGCATCTTCCAGCTTTACAGGTAGTAGCCAGCTGCTCCAATGCATTGGAAGCCAAAGCCGCATTGCAGGAACATTCCGTGGATATCCTTTTCCTCGATATCAATATGCCGGTGCTGGATGGCATCGCCTTCCTGAAAACTGTGAAAGAGCCGCCACAGGTGATCTTCACCACGGCTTACAAGGAATATGCCGTAAATGCATTCGATCTCGCAGCCTGCGATTACCTGCTCAAACCTTTTTCCCTTGAGCGTTTTATCATGGCCGTTGACAAAGCCATAGAAAATATGCAAAAAGGAATCCTGTAA
- a CDS encoding UvrD-helicase domain-containing protein, with protein sequence MSTSKNSVNKKKELTEEQLAVIRSKGDVAINAVAGSGKTTTIIEYAVSRPSSSSILYLAFNRSVKMEAAKKFEARGLKNVRVETAHSLAFDYVVRGSGYKIRQKDLNTHEIVELLGLRSSGEKHNEYILANHISKFISFFCNSNKKKVQELNYLDLITDPTAKTFVRKHYPEIELGTRQLLAKMEKREIDIPHDFYLKKFQLLCPKLPYDYILFDEAQDASAAMLDVFVKQKAIKVIVGDTHQQIYGWRHAVNSLEKTGFKTLQLSTSFRFPQDIADLATEVLYWKEHLGDHQPVPITGKGAPVKVKTNATIARTNLGLLLNAIEYITNNRKIKGIYFEGNFNSYTYADEGASLYDVLNLANNKPDKIRDKLISSMRNLEELEEYIEKTEDPQLAMMVEVVKEYGDEIYDIMRSLKKLHIGDEDREKADMIFSTVHRAKGMEYDTVHLVNDFISENKLKKAKGEAASKNEKPDLVRLNEEINLLYVALTRAKHHLHIPDMLMPEGFRNSPVIFRTDTKEEKAKKKPGDPQKPLRTAPVNRAFENSRRKDTTNESGKPWSAFQDEELTILYENFNSIADMADHFGRTKGAIIVRLKRLGLMD encoded by the coding sequence ATGAGTACGAGCAAAAACAGTGTGAACAAAAAGAAGGAACTGACCGAAGAACAACTGGCCGTGATCCGTAGCAAGGGAGATGTGGCTATCAATGCTGTTGCTGGCTCCGGCAAAACCACTACCATCATCGAATATGCAGTGAGCAGGCCATCTTCCAGCTCTATCCTCTATCTCGCATTCAATCGCTCCGTGAAAATGGAAGCTGCCAAAAAGTTTGAAGCACGCGGCCTGAAAAATGTAAGAGTGGAAACGGCACACTCTCTTGCCTTCGATTATGTGGTAAGAGGATCTGGCTACAAGATCAGGCAGAAAGATCTCAACACACACGAAATAGTGGAACTGCTCGGCCTGCGCAGCAGCGGAGAAAAGCACAATGAGTATATTCTCGCCAACCATATCAGCAAATTCATTTCCTTTTTCTGCAATAGCAACAAAAAGAAAGTACAGGAACTGAATTATCTGGACCTGATCACCGACCCAACAGCAAAAACATTCGTACGCAAACATTATCCCGAGATTGAACTGGGCACCCGTCAACTACTGGCAAAAATGGAAAAAAGAGAAATCGATATCCCGCACGATTTCTACCTGAAGAAATTCCAGCTGCTCTGTCCGAAACTTCCTTACGATTATATCCTTTTCGATGAAGCGCAGGATGCTTCCGCCGCCATGCTGGATGTTTTTGTAAAACAGAAAGCCATCAAAGTGATCGTGGGCGATACCCATCAGCAGATCTATGGCTGGCGCCATGCCGTTAATTCACTGGAGAAGACAGGCTTCAAAACTTTGCAACTCAGTACCAGCTTCCGCTTTCCGCAGGATATCGCCGATCTGGCAACAGAAGTGCTGTACTGGAAAGAACATTTGGGGGATCATCAACCTGTGCCCATCACCGGCAAAGGCGCGCCTGTAAAAGTGAAGACCAATGCCACCATTGCGCGCACCAACCTGGGACTCCTGCTCAATGCCATCGAGTATATAACCAATAACCGGAAGATCAAAGGCATCTATTTCGAAGGTAATTTCAACAGCTACACCTATGCCGATGAAGGCGCATCCCTCTACGATGTGCTGAACCTCGCCAATAATAAGCCCGATAAGATCCGCGACAAACTTATCAGCTCCATGCGTAACCTGGAAGAGCTGGAAGAGTATATCGAAAAAACAGAAGACCCGCAGCTTGCCATGATGGTTGAAGTAGTGAAAGAATACGGAGATGAGATCTATGATATCATGCGTTCCCTGAAAAAACTGCATATAGGGGATGAGGACAGGGAAAAAGCAGACATGATCTTTTCCACCGTACACCGTGCCAAAGGAATGGAATACGATACCGTACATCTGGTGAACGATTTCATTTCCGAGAATAAACTGAAAAAAGCGAAAGGAGAAGCTGCTTCCAAAAATGAGAAGCCTGACCTGGTCAGGTTGAATGAAGAGATCAATCTTTTGTATGTTGCGCTCACCCGCGCCAAACATCATTTACATATTCCCGATATGCTGATGCCAGAAGGATTCAGAAATTCCCCTGTGATCTTCCGTACCGATACAAAAGAAGAAAAAGCAAAAAAGAAACCGGGAGATCCGCAGAAACCCTTACGAACGGCGCCGGTTAACCGCGCATTCGAAAATTCCCGCAGAAAGGATACTACCAATGAATCAGGCAAGCCCTGGTCCGCCTTCCAGGATGAAGAACTGACGATACTTTACGAGAACTTCAATTCCATTGCCGATATGGCCGATCATTTCGGCAGAACAAAAGGAGCTATCATCGTGAGATTGAAAAGATTGGGACTGATGGATTAA
- a CDS encoding outer membrane beta-barrel protein, whose protein sequence is MRTILLFLFFIITVSDLMAQGRFRATVSGQIKDIQNEPVSGATVNLLMAGDSTVVIRLTSGNNGSFELKVGSPGIYLLAVSAISMEPFISLPFTIDSAGKKLQWPAIILRPQKKTALKEVVVTAKKPLLEYDLDKTIVNVESMIGAAAGSSLEVLEKTPGVTVDNNGEITMNGMQSVTVLIDGRPTYMSGRDLAAYLRSLPGSLLEKIELITNPPAKYDANGGALINIKLKKKRTQGYAGSATHNSNIGKRYRTYNSINLNYLNRKINYFGNFSYSRYTERNQSTDDRAFFTTGGQRTTATKVENDNDARSDELSARLGMDYNLNKKTTLGIILNGTTRKRNDGSEYITQMFSTNDYPDSTGRGNNSTHGRWEQLGANANMQHRFTEKGEEITADLNYIRYNNRSTQDLSNYVEDQSGQLGNISNFLYRLPYSTDVFTARMDYSLPLKNKASFSTGLKSGLVKNNHQSDYYSIPDNKPVPDYSKSNHFIYREYIHALYVNGRKDWKRFGLQLGLRWEYTQTKGNQLGNEAVAPSMFRRNYHSFFPSFFTSYKLDSAGKNSLAFSYARRINRPGYHQLNPFLFFIDQYSYTTGNPMLNPTIANRIELNWRYKQLLTTRLMYERQDDGIANATQIDKNTQINRPENFAARDLLALMVNLSFKPAKWWNMNFHIAGARFSTNGKLYNQSIDLQLYTWRTQIQNQFSISKTWSAELYATYHAPNINFQTYVKSRYWINTAVQKKVLKNKGSIKLNLEDIFHSMGTREENRGLVNAYSFRTNDPDTRRIAISFSYNFGKETFSRKRKYNDDAADELKERAQ, encoded by the coding sequence ATGAGAACAATCTTACTATTCCTCTTTTTCATTATTACTGTTTCAGATCTGATGGCCCAGGGCAGGTTCCGGGCAACGGTCAGTGGTCAGATCAAAGATATACAAAACGAACCCGTTTCCGGAGCAACGGTAAACTTATTGATGGCCGGGGATTCCACTGTAGTGATACGCCTTACGTCGGGGAACAATGGCAGTTTCGAGTTAAAAGTCGGCAGCCCTGGTATCTACCTTCTGGCTGTATCAGCAATCAGTATGGAGCCTTTTATCAGTCTTCCATTCACTATCGACAGTGCAGGCAAAAAGCTGCAGTGGCCGGCCATCATTCTTCGTCCTCAGAAAAAGACCGCCCTGAAAGAAGTGGTGGTCACTGCCAAAAAACCTTTGCTTGAATATGATCTTGACAAAACCATCGTGAATGTGGAATCGATGATCGGCGCTGCTGCAGGCAGCTCCCTGGAAGTGCTGGAAAAAACACCGGGAGTAACGGTAGATAATAATGGGGAGATCACAATGAATGGTATGCAGAGCGTTACTGTACTGATAGACGGAAGACCAACCTATATGAGCGGCCGTGATCTTGCAGCCTACCTGCGCTCCCTGCCCGGAAGCCTGCTTGAAAAGATAGAGCTCATCACCAATCCTCCTGCAAAATATGATGCCAATGGCGGAGCCCTCATCAATATAAAACTGAAGAAGAAAAGAACGCAGGGCTATGCAGGCAGCGCCACCCACAATTCAAATATTGGAAAACGATACAGAACATACAATTCCATCAACCTTAATTACCTCAACAGGAAGATCAACTATTTCGGCAACTTCAGTTACAGCCGCTATACTGAGCGCAATCAAAGTACGGATGACAGGGCATTCTTTACGACCGGCGGACAACGAACTACCGCCACGAAAGTGGAAAACGATAACGATGCCCGCAGTGACGAGCTCTCTGCCAGACTGGGAATGGACTATAATCTCAACAAAAAAACAACCCTGGGCATTATCCTGAATGGCACAACCCGGAAAAGGAACGATGGATCGGAATACATCACGCAAATGTTCAGCACCAACGATTATCCGGATTCCACCGGCAGGGGCAACAACTCCACCCATGGCAGATGGGAACAACTGGGAGCCAATGCCAATATGCAGCACCGGTTCACAGAAAAAGGCGAAGAAATAACAGCAGACCTCAATTATATCCGATACAATAACAGAAGTACGCAGGACCTGAGCAATTACGTTGAAGACCAGTCAGGCCAGTTGGGCAATATCAGCAATTTCCTTTACCGGCTTCCCTACAGTACCGATGTATTCACTGCAAGAATGGATTATTCATTACCATTGAAAAACAAGGCAAGCTTCAGCACCGGCCTCAAATCAGGGCTGGTAAAGAACAATCACCAATCCGACTATTATTCCATTCCTGACAACAAGCCTGTTCCGGATTACAGTAAATCCAACCACTTCATCTATCGTGAATATATACACGCTTTGTATGTGAACGGGCGGAAAGACTGGAAACGATTCGGTCTGCAACTCGGCCTGAGATGGGAGTACACGCAAACCAAAGGCAACCAGCTGGGAAACGAGGCAGTGGCCCCATCGATGTTCAGACGTAACTACCATTCCTTTTTTCCATCTTTCTTCACTTCTTACAAACTGGACAGTGCGGGAAAAAACTCACTGGCATTCAGTTATGCCAGAAGGATCAACCGGCCGGGCTATCACCAGCTCAACCCATTCCTGTTCTTTATCGATCAGTACAGCTATACCACCGGTAACCCCATGCTGAATCCCACAATCGCCAATCGCATTGAACTGAACTGGCGATACAAACAATTACTGACCACCCGTCTCATGTACGAAAGGCAGGATGATGGCATTGCCAATGCTACGCAGATCGATAAGAACACGCAGATCAACAGGCCGGAAAATTTCGCAGCCCGCGATCTCCTTGCATTGATGGTGAACCTGAGTTTCAAACCCGCCAAATGGTGGAACATGAACTTTCATATTGCCGGCGCCAGATTCTCTACAAATGGAAAGCTGTACAACCAGTCGATCGACCTTCAACTCTATACCTGGAGAACGCAAATACAGAATCAATTCAGCATAAGCAAAACCTGGAGCGCAGAGCTGTATGCCACTTATCACGCGCCGAACATCAACTTCCAGACCTACGTGAAATCCAGGTATTGGATAAATACGGCCGTCCAAAAGAAAGTATTGAAGAACAAAGGCTCCATCAAGCTCAACCTGGAAGATATTTTCCATTCCATGGGAACCAGGGAGGAGAACAGGGGCCTGGTGAATGCATATTCTTTCCGCACCAATGATCCCGATACGCGACGTATAGCCATTTCCTTCAGCTACAATTTTGGTAAGGAAACATTCAGCCGTAAACGAAAATACAATGACGATGCTGCCGATGAATTAAAAGAGCGGGCACAGTAA
- a CDS encoding sensor histidine kinase, translated as MKLKGNTANPKAPTNPGYLWLAIGAGIPIFMAALFYTKERMNNNEEVTAFLITVFFILGIFMGRYVSLLWASKEYKIPRRIFFWLGVIIFFTIILVFIMAGATLRMSSDFMAFLFMGVPLLILSITSGILIKLIRVTVKGQLNEAKVSAAQSQSELQLLQSQLSPHFLFNTLNNIYGISLTRHDKVPPLLLKLSDLLRYSVYDAKEQFVLLKHELDYIQNYIEFEKIRVGEKLLLYVEIEPNINPEIRIAPLLLIVFIENAFKHAKNTTNQEIQISMQLKTWKDTILFAVWNSNSNNQGSTMLNSHSGFGLESVRKRLALLYPGEYDLSIEDKDNSYSVMLQLKAK; from the coding sequence ATGAAGCTCAAAGGAAATACAGCCAACCCAAAAGCGCCCACCAATCCAGGTTATCTCTGGCTGGCCATCGGAGCCGGAATCCCCATTTTCATGGCTGCTCTTTTCTATACGAAAGAGCGGATGAACAACAATGAGGAAGTAACGGCCTTCCTGATCACCGTGTTTTTCATTCTCGGCATTTTTATGGGCAGGTATGTGTCTCTGCTCTGGGCCAGCAAGGAATATAAAATTCCCAGGCGGATCTTCTTCTGGCTGGGTGTGATCATTTTCTTTACTATTATCCTCGTATTCATCATGGCTGGCGCTACTTTGCGGATGAGCTCGGATTTCATGGCCTTTCTCTTCATGGGAGTGCCACTGCTGATCCTGAGCATCACCTCCGGTATACTGATCAAACTGATCCGTGTTACCGTGAAAGGACAGCTCAATGAAGCCAAAGTCTCAGCTGCCCAAAGCCAGAGCGAATTACAATTACTGCAAAGCCAGCTCAGCCCGCATTTCCTTTTCAATACCCTCAATAATATTTATGGCATCAGTCTTACACGACATGATAAAGTGCCGCCGCTCTTGCTGAAACTTTCAGACCTGCTCCGTTATTCCGTGTATGATGCAAAGGAACAATTCGTACTACTCAAACATGAGCTGGACTATATCCAGAACTATATCGAATTTGAAAAGATCAGGGTAGGAGAGAAACTGTTGCTGTATGTGGAGATCGAACCGAATATCAATCCTGAGATTAGGATTGCACCGCTGCTGCTGATCGTGTTCATCGAGAACGCATTCAAACATGCGAAAAATACAACCAACCAGGAGATACAGATCAGCATGCAACTCAAAACCTGGAAAGACACCATTTTGTTTGCCGTCTGGAATTCCAACAGCAACAATCAGGGAAGTACAATGCTGAACTCTCATAGCGGCTTTGGCCTGGAAAGTGTACGAAAAAGGCTGGCGCTGCTGTATCCGGGAGAATACGATCTCAGTATCGAAGACAAGGACAATTCCTATTCCGTGATGTTACAACTAAAAGCAAAATAA
- a CDS encoding LytR/AlgR family response regulator transcription factor has protein sequence MPFKDILYAEASGNYTRIVTPQHTHMPAITFSGFEQQLPAAQFIRVHRSFIINKSAISHIEGNRVFIHRIEIPIGSNYKDSFLKELGL, from the coding sequence GTGCCATTCAAAGACATCCTGTATGCAGAAGCCAGCGGCAATTACACCAGGATCGTTACACCGCAACACACGCATATGCCCGCCATCACTTTCTCCGGATTTGAGCAACAATTACCCGCTGCGCAATTCATCCGGGTGCACCGCTCCTTCATCATCAACAAATCCGCCATCTCGCATATCGAAGGCAACCGCGTATTCATCCATCGGATCGAGATACCTATCGGCAGTAATTACAAAGATTCATTTCTGAAAGAGCTCGGTCTCTGA